The Acaryochloris thomasi RCC1774 genomic sequence CCCTCGTCAGCATCCGCCAGCTCCGCTATCGAGTACTGAGGCCAAGGCACGCGATCACAGAATCGTGGTTTGATGAAGCCTAGCAAAAGCAAACAATAGTGAGCCAAGGAAAGGACCTCTTCACAAATTAACGGTAAGGGAGGAAGACGTGCCGACCATTCAGGTTCAAGCGGTAATTCAAGCCCCAACTGAGCGTGTATTTGACCTCTGCAGAAATGTTGAAGTTCATGTAATTTCTACCGCTCAGACGCACGAAAAAGCTGTAGCAGGAGTCACAACTGGCTTATTGGGACTTGACGATGTGGTGACCTGGGAAGCCACACACCTTGGGGTGCGGCAGCAACTAACAAGCTGCATTACACAGTTTGAACCTCCTTTCTTCTTTCAAGACAAAATGGTGTGTGGAGCATTCGAAGCTTTTACTCACGATCACAACTTTTATACAAGAGGAAAAAATACTGTTGTCGAAGACCGATTTATATTTATCAGTCCATTCGGTCTCATAGGAACAATATTTAATCAACTTTTTTTGACTGAATACATGCGTAATTTTTTGAATCAGAGGCTACAGGTAATTAGAAATATTTCCGAGTCTAGCGAGTGGGAAAAATATCTTTAGCCCTCATAACATTTGCTGTCTTTCGCTCCTTCCTTCAGTCTGACAAGAGCAATCCGCCTGGAGACTCAGGGCGATGGCTACTGCTGAACTTTAGAAGGGTAATATTTTC encodes the following:
- a CDS encoding SRPBCC family protein; translation: MPTIQVQAVIQAPTERVFDLCRNVEVHVISTAQTHEKAVAGVTTGLLGLDDVVTWEATHLGVRQQLTSCITQFEPPFFFQDKMVCGAFEAFTHDHNFYTRGKNTVVEDRFIFISPFGLIGTIFNQLFLTEYMRNFLNQRLQVIRNISESSEWEKYL